The following proteins are co-located in the Methanobrevibacter sp. TMH8 genome:
- a CDS encoding thioredoxin domain-containing protein codes for MNLNNIYKEKNAKKPNNLINETSPYLLQHAYNPVDWYPWDEKAFDLAKKENKPIFLSIGYSTCHWCHVMEKESFEDEEIAKILNDNFISIKVDREEMPAVDSMYMDSAMIFTGSGGWPLTVIIDNDKKPFFAGTYYPKISLIKILNDISDTWKNNPNKLKNIASEIINDLNNLNNSNKNKDQNKDQNKSQNRDKNENKSLNSDIFDYSIIEKGFENLKERFDPQYGGFGYSPKFPSVQNILFLNRYYIYKEDNEAKNMVEKTLNCMFNGGIFDHIGGGFSRYSVDGQWLVPHFEKMMYDNGMIAMAYLEAGLLFDKKYLKIAKKILDFSFREMLGENGFYTAQDADSEGKEGKYYLFTINDIRKALGNSDAEKFCKIFDITREGNFERKNIPNLINIYDFNKAEYNKVFNGNDKEKINDYDFNSFIEQSTKKLYEYRLKRIPPFKDEKNLSFVNGLMIATLSLAGNVLHNNEYISRAEEIGDFILNKLYHNGMIYTSYKDGKLGNKGVLDDYSYVVWGLIELYKTTFNKKWLSAAEEITNNMINLFFEDGNLYLSTSEVHDLPIRTKNAYDGAIPSGNNIAIINLMNLYFITNNNFYKNIFENILSNLKQDIERNPLAFITLLSSFIYNKTGGIHINLYIDPLKDSDLKATKNKIDFWNPFLTMSVFNKNNEGFSENMVSICENMVCKPLISFDNFSYVDIISKTFRY; via the coding sequence ATGAATTTAAACAATATTTATAAAGAAAAAAATGCTAAAAAACCAAATAATTTGATAAATGAAACTTCTCCCTATCTTTTGCAGCATGCTTATAATCCCGTAGATTGGTACCCTTGGGATGAAAAAGCATTTGATTTAGCTAAAAAAGAAAATAAACCTATTTTTTTAAGTATTGGTTATTCAACATGTCATTGGTGTCATGTTATGGAAAAAGAATCTTTTGAAGATGAAGAAATAGCTAAAATTCTTAATGATAACTTTATTAGTATAAAAGTTGATAGAGAAGAAATGCCTGCAGTTGATTCTATGTATATGGATTCGGCTATGATATTTACAGGTAGTGGGGGATGGCCATTAACTGTTATAATTGATAATGATAAAAAACCTTTTTTTGCAGGAACATATTATCCTAAAATATCCCTTATTAAAATATTAAATGATATTTCTGATACTTGGAAGAATAATCCTAATAAACTCAAAAATATAGCTAGTGAGATAATAAATGACTTAAATAACCTTAATAATTCAAATAAGAATAAAGATCAGAATAAAGATCAGAATAAAAGTCAAAATAGAGATAAAAATGAAAATAAAAGTCTTAATTCTGATATTTTTGATTATTCTATTATTGAAAAAGGTTTTGAAAATCTCAAGGAAAGATTTGACCCACAATATGGTGGATTCGGTTATTCTCCTAAATTTCCTTCTGTACAAAATATTCTTTTTTTAAATAGATATTATATTTATAAAGAAGATAATGAAGCAAAGAATATGGTTGAGAAAACATTAAATTGCATGTTTAATGGAGGAATTTTTGATCATATTGGTGGTGGATTTTCACGATATTCTGTAGATGGGCAATGGTTAGTTCCACATTTTGAAAAAATGATGTATGATAATGGGATGATTGCTATGGCTTATCTAGAAGCAGGTCTTTTGTTTGATAAAAAATATCTTAAAATAGCTAAAAAAATTTTAGACTTTAGTTTTAGAGAAATGTTAGGAGAAAATGGATTTTATACTGCCCAAGATGCAGATAGTGAAGGTAAAGAAGGTAAATATTATCTCTTTACTATTAATGATATTAGAAAAGCATTGGGTAATTCTGATGCAGAAAAATTTTGTAAAATCTTTGATATAACTCGTGAAGGCAATTTTGAAAGAAAAAATATTCCTAATCTGATTAATATTTATGATTTTAATAAGGCTGAGTATAATAAAGTTTTTAATGGCAATGATAAAGAAAAGATAAATGATTATGATTTTAATTCTTTTATTGAACAGTCTACTAAAAAATTATATGAATATCGTTTGAAAAGAATTCCTCCATTTAAAGATGAGAAGAATTTAAGTTTTGTTAATGGTTTGATGATAGCAACATTATCTCTTGCTGGGAATGTTTTACATAATAATGAATATATATCAAGAGCTGAAGAAATTGGAGATTTTATTCTCAATAAATTATATCATAATGGAATGATATATACTAGCTATAAAGATGGGAAATTAGGAAACAAAGGAGTTCTTGATGATTACTCCTATGTTGTTTGGGGATTGATTGAGCTATATAAAACAACATTTAATAAAAAATGGTTATCTGCTGCAGAGGAGATAACTAATAATATGATCAATCTTTTTTTTGAGGATGGAAATCTTTATCTCTCAACATCTGAAGTTCATGATCTTCCAATTAGAACTAAAAATGCTTATGATGGAGCTATTCCTTCAGGAAATAATATAGCTATTATAAACCTTATGAATTTGTATTTTATTACAAACAATAATTTTTATAAAAATATTTTTGAAAACATTTTATCTAATTTAAAACAAGATATAGAAAGAAACCCACTTGCTTTTATAACACTTCTCTCAAGTTTTATTTATAATAAAACTGGAGGAATTCATATAAATTTATATATAGATCCTTTAAAAGATAGTGATTTAAAAGCAACTAAAAATAAAATCGATTTTTGGAACCCATTTTTAACAATGTCTGTTTTTAATAAAAATAATGAAGGATTTAGTGAAAATATGGTTTCTATTTGTGAAAATATGGTCTGTAAACCACTAATATCTTTTGATAATTTTTCATATGTTGATATTATTTCTAAAACTTTTAGATATTAA
- a CDS encoding ABC transporter ATP-binding protein, whose amino-acid sequence MDEKNIVEIKNLEKSYEKGHIKALNGINLEIKEGEFVSIIGPSGSGKSTLLNMLGALDIADNGTIDVAGYDLTKNKKLDEFRSKKIGFIFQLHNLIPNISVVENVEIPMFEGKLSGKERRKRALELLDIVGLKDKAKNRPTKLSGGERQRVAIARALANEPSIILADEPTGSLDSRTSQKILDQLNKLHKEKNVTLIMVTHDMNVAKLADRVIEVLDGKILNSAENSLLDESIKI is encoded by the coding sequence ATGGATGAGAAAAATATCGTAGAAATAAAAAATTTAGAAAAAAGCTATGAAAAGGGACATATAAAAGCTTTAAATGGGATAAATCTTGAGATAAAAGAAGGAGAATTTGTTTCAATTATTGGTCCATCAGGATCTGGAAAATCAACATTGCTTAATATGCTTGGTGCATTGGATATAGCAGATAATGGAACAATAGATGTTGCAGGATATGATTTGACAAAAAATAAAAAGCTTGATGAATTTAGATCAAAAAAGATAGGATTTATATTTCAGCTTCATAATTTAATTCCAAATATTTCAGTGGTGGAAAATGTAGAAATACCAATGTTTGAAGGTAAATTATCTGGAAAAGAAAGAAGAAAACGTGCTTTAGAGCTATTAGATATTGTAGGACTAAAAGATAAAGCAAAAAATAGACCAACTAAATTATCTGGTGGAGAAAGACAGAGAGTAGCTATTGCTAGAGCTTTAGCTAACGAACCTTCTATAATCCTAGCAGATGAGCCAACAGGATCTTTAGATTCTAGAACTAGCCAAAAAATCCTTGATCAATTAAACAAACTCCACAAAGAAAAAAATGTAACATTAATAATGGTTACTCATGACATGAATGTAGCTAAATTAGCAGATAGAGTGATTGAAGTTTTAGATGGTAAAATTCTAAATTCTGCAGAAAATTCATTATTAGATGAAAGTATAAAAATATAA